Proteins from a genomic interval of Amycolatopsis sp. cg13:
- a CDS encoding T3SS effector HopA1 family protein: MTTLFPTTGSSPEALLDALGDIEVDVQRNRAVVAGQAMRAANRAELRAKLAAALYDRFHVGKIVSTPEPPGLRSRLIAAVPHEFTAVRGRVLSRDSGSETIVEIEGVRVRVTECQIASRTEGEYVSINLGCVRPNLAPDFVLVDGSAGHGLTPAGHTLRVYAHLLDPETAPAAWRAILVFLEEKRVPFRAKISLRVPRRDALVLYLGPEAWPSASDIADSLARQPGLGHAVSAYAHQLSPGVAAAWDPADPRPGYQGLSFGEHRSHALADALLSPETPADQLAAALAAGNVDPTRIYRNITSPAV; this comes from the coding sequence GTGACCACCCTCTTCCCGACCACTGGATCCTCGCCCGAGGCGTTGCTCGATGCCTTGGGAGACATCGAGGTCGACGTTCAGCGCAACCGGGCGGTCGTCGCTGGCCAAGCGATGCGGGCGGCGAACCGGGCCGAGTTGCGGGCGAAACTCGCGGCGGCGCTGTACGACCGCTTCCACGTGGGCAAGATCGTGAGCACGCCGGAACCTCCCGGCCTCCGGAGCCGGCTGATCGCGGCGGTTCCCCATGAGTTCACCGCTGTTCGCGGGCGCGTGCTCTCCCGGGACTCCGGGAGCGAAACGATCGTCGAAATCGAGGGAGTCCGGGTGCGCGTAACGGAATGCCAGATCGCCTCCCGCACCGAGGGAGAATACGTCTCGATCAACCTGGGATGCGTCCGCCCGAATCTGGCGCCCGACTTTGTGCTCGTCGACGGTTCGGCGGGGCACGGCCTGACCCCGGCCGGCCACACCTTGCGCGTCTACGCACATCTCCTCGACCCGGAAACCGCGCCCGCCGCGTGGCGGGCGATCCTGGTTTTCCTCGAAGAAAAGCGTGTTCCTTTTCGCGCGAAAATCAGCCTGCGCGTTCCGCGGCGCGACGCGCTGGTGCTGTATCTGGGGCCCGAGGCGTGGCCGTCCGCCTCGGACATCGCCGATTCGCTGGCGCGGCAGCCCGGGCTCGGCCACGCCGTCTCCGCGTACGCTCACCAGCTCTCCCCAGGCGTCGCGGCAGCCTGGGATCCGGCGGATCCTCGTCCCGGCTACCAGGGCCTCAGTTTCGGAGAACACCGTTCGCACGCTCTCGCGGACGCCTTGCTGAGCCCGGAGACTCCAGCCGACCAGCTCGCCGCCGCCCTCGCGGCGGGCAACGTCGACCCGACGAGGATTTACCGAAACATTACTTCCCCTGCCGTGTGA
- a CDS encoding ParB/RepB/Spo0J family partition protein, translating into MHGLLIGRPGLSTAPEKVLIDRLVSGDSPRTGGVQAEHVKLLAETEGALPPIVVHRATMRVIDGMHRLKAAVLRGDGTIDAVFFSGDDLDAFALAVELNHAHGLPLSAADRKVAAARIIASHPAWSDRRVSAVTGLSPSTVATIRACSTVRIGQSNARVGRDGRLRPLDGAEARRRAAAVISANPRASLRDIAKEARISPSTARDVRARLARGEDPLTPRQQQPDTACGPAVEARRAPAEYPPGVSPIEEQRARRKGGRGARRGGPRDASSAEFVALLARDPSLRLTDAGRSLLRYIGCVAVDDGQWDEMVRRVPSHQRETVVRVARECAAVWQVFAERLERQVAMAVEEKAK; encoded by the coding sequence GTGCATGGACTGCTGATCGGAAGACCTGGTTTGTCCACCGCACCGGAAAAGGTGCTGATCGACCGGCTGGTGAGCGGGGATTCGCCCCGTACGGGCGGCGTGCAGGCCGAGCACGTGAAGCTGCTCGCCGAGACGGAGGGCGCGTTGCCCCCGATCGTCGTCCACCGGGCGACCATGCGGGTCATCGACGGGATGCACCGGCTCAAGGCGGCCGTCCTGCGCGGCGACGGCACCATCGACGCGGTGTTTTTCAGCGGCGACGACCTGGATGCCTTCGCGCTGGCCGTCGAGCTCAACCACGCGCACGGCCTGCCGCTGTCGGCGGCCGACCGCAAGGTCGCCGCCGCCCGGATCATCGCTTCTCATCCGGCCTGGTCGGATCGGCGCGTCTCGGCGGTCACCGGCCTGTCGCCGAGCACGGTCGCGACGATCCGGGCGTGTTCGACTGTCCGGATCGGGCAGTCGAACGCCCGGGTCGGCCGGGATGGCAGGCTGCGTCCGCTGGACGGCGCCGAGGCACGCAGACGAGCTGCCGCGGTGATCAGTGCGAACCCGAGGGCTTCCTTGCGCGACATCGCGAAAGAGGCCCGTATATCGCCGTCGACCGCGCGAGACGTGCGGGCAAGGCTCGCTCGCGGCGAGGACCCGCTGACCCCCCGTCAGCAGCAACCGGACACGGCCTGCGGGCCGGCCGTCGAGGCCCGCCGTGCCCCGGCGGAATATCCGCCGGGGGTGAGCCCGATCGAGGAGCAACGGGCTCGGCGCAAGGGCGGCCGGGGAGCCCGCCGGGGCGGGCCCCGGGATGCCTCGTCGGCCGAATTCGTCGCGCTGCTCGCTCGTGATCCGTCTTTGCGGCTCACCGATGCCGGCCGGTCGTTGCTGCGCTACATCGGCTGTGTCGCGGTCGACGACGGGCAATGGGACGAAATGGTGCGCAGGGTGCCCTCGCACCAACGTGAGACGGTGGTTCGGGTCGCGCGTGAATGCGCGGCGGTCTGGCAGGTTTTCGCGGAACGGCTCGAGCGTCAGGTGGCCATGGCGGTCGAGGAAAAGGCCAAATAG
- a CDS encoding N-acetyltransferase family protein, producing the protein MSGWLATGPRVLADELVARGARLTRATQRMTCDLSELRPPGEWASREPDWPLRLQSADRPAADLVSAWRAAYPPGHADYRAEYADPDVVLDRLEGLVAGTSFGPLSPLSGLICDGGAVVAGLLVNDLPGEAPWGGLLITDLFRHPSYPSTGTLLLRRTLARAALAGASVLGLVVTDGNPVHRLYERHGFTVFERPATVAIP; encoded by the coding sequence ATGTCGGGCTGGCTGGCGACCGGTCCGCGCGTGCTCGCCGACGAACTGGTGGCACGCGGAGCCCGGCTCACCCGGGCGACTCAGCGGATGACCTGTGACCTCTCGGAGCTGCGCCCGCCCGGCGAATGGGCGAGCCGGGAACCGGACTGGCCGCTGCGGCTCCAATCCGCTGACCGGCCCGCCGCCGACCTGGTGTCCGCCTGGCGCGCGGCCTACCCGCCCGGTCATGCCGACTACCGGGCGGAGTACGCGGATCCGGACGTGGTGCTCGACCGTCTCGAAGGGCTGGTGGCCGGGACGTCGTTCGGGCCGCTGTCCCCGTTGAGCGGGCTGATCTGCGATGGCGGCGCGGTGGTCGCGGGCCTTCTGGTCAACGACCTCCCCGGCGAGGCTCCTTGGGGCGGCCTGCTGATCACGGACCTGTTCCGGCACCCCTCGTATCCGAGCACGGGAACGCTCCTGCTTCGGCGGACGCTGGCTCGCGCGGCGCTGGCGGGAGCCAGCGTCCTGGGCCTGGTCGTTACGGACGGCAACCCGGTGCACCGGCTGTACGAGCGGCACGGGTTCACCGTCTTCGAGCGCCCAGCGACCGTCGCGATCCCCTGA
- a CDS encoding BTAD domain-containing putative transcriptional regulator yields the protein MAELKFRILGPLEVVVAGEAVPVNAPKQRVLLAMLLMSANSLVSADDLVDQLWEQAPPRGARATLQTYVQRLRRVIGDAERITTLSSGYQISVRPGELDLERFRELHDYARRTEELDEAARALRECLSCWRGAALADIPSDLLRTIHAPRLEQERLTAMESLFHAELQLGKHRELVQELRTAADAAPLRERLHGQLMLALYRSGQQAEAFAVYSRIRRALAHELGVDPTAELQKTYEQILAGDPAPAVPVPAGSPARELVPHQLPTAVPDFVGRDQLVNKIENVLAGSSASSPVLVLTGLPGVGKTSLAVRIAQGKSSHYPDGQIYVDLRGHAAAPTLTPTEVLARFVAALNPAMTTLPSGQEELVALYRTLLRGRKVLIVLDNAADPAQVRPLLPNAPGCGVLITSRNELRGLVALQGAVLFHVGVLTSECARSLLALIVGQDRVAAEPSAAGELVELCGFLPLAIRIAAANAAGLPDSPLADYVAELRQGNRLASLRIVGDEEAAVRNAFQLSYVTLDDATARVFRFLGLVVAPNFSADAIAALTGLPGSEVRTMLERLTVANLLVRTGGSRYQLHDLLRAFAAEQCAEADDEVTLTAAQERLLTFYLHHTEAAGSLLYPTYVRLPRPESLARTPPDLFANQAEAMAWMDAECLNVLAAVVDAADGGLAWLSWLLVETLRPYLVTSGRYREEGQSACAAALRAAVARENLPAIAATHCSMGSLSFRHGDNQASLRHFTEARVAYQDARHVEGQAHTLISLGALDREVGKVDDGAARVRAGLALAEKTTNVPLQRFGWLGLCYAELLRGNLDDAEAAARRTLSLCDLSGEQATEGDVRGMLGEVLLLRGHCREAVVQFTKSLELLRRGSVRHFEADVLGHLSRAYREAGDTTSAAQNARLALRIARSSATREDEADALTALAAVYCVQDELDEARRHYRAALGVSQEIGYRRGEIAAFAGHAEVSRLTGDAASAVSQARKAKELCETSGLRILGMQAEIVLARAELDNGDVDCAISCAESALAAARKFGAQLDQARALQTLALSHQAAGNPAVAKKYCDLVDDCLAGTELPDAAGLRRSCADLRRD from the coding sequence ATGGCAGAGCTGAAGTTTCGCATTCTTGGCCCGCTCGAAGTGGTCGTCGCGGGCGAGGCCGTGCCGGTCAACGCGCCGAAGCAGCGGGTCCTGCTGGCCATGCTGCTCATGTCCGCCAACAGCCTGGTCAGTGCGGACGACCTCGTGGATCAGCTGTGGGAGCAAGCTCCGCCGCGCGGTGCGCGCGCGACGCTGCAGACCTATGTGCAGCGATTGCGCCGGGTCATCGGCGACGCCGAACGAATTACTACGCTGTCCAGCGGCTACCAGATTTCCGTCCGGCCGGGAGAATTGGATCTCGAACGATTCCGGGAGCTCCACGACTATGCGCGGCGGACGGAAGAATTAGACGAAGCGGCCCGCGCTTTACGGGAGTGTCTCTCGTGTTGGCGCGGCGCGGCACTCGCGGACATCCCGTCCGATCTCTTGCGCACCATCCATGCTCCTCGTCTGGAGCAGGAACGCCTCACGGCGATGGAAAGCCTGTTTCACGCCGAACTGCAGCTCGGCAAGCATCGTGAACTGGTCCAGGAATTGCGAACCGCCGCCGATGCCGCCCCGCTTCGGGAACGGCTGCACGGCCAGCTCATGCTCGCGCTTTACCGTTCGGGCCAGCAGGCCGAAGCGTTCGCGGTTTACAGCCGGATCAGGCGAGCGCTGGCCCACGAGCTCGGCGTCGATCCCACCGCGGAATTGCAGAAGACCTACGAGCAGATCCTGGCGGGCGATCCGGCCCCCGCCGTGCCGGTGCCGGCGGGCTCGCCCGCCCGCGAGCTGGTGCCGCATCAGCTGCCCACGGCGGTACCGGACTTCGTCGGCCGGGACCAGCTGGTGAACAAGATCGAGAACGTACTGGCCGGGTCGAGCGCGAGCAGCCCGGTGCTCGTGCTCACCGGGCTGCCGGGCGTCGGCAAGACCTCGCTCGCGGTCAGGATCGCGCAGGGCAAGAGCAGCCACTACCCGGACGGCCAGATCTATGTCGACCTGCGCGGGCACGCGGCGGCCCCGACATTGACCCCCACCGAGGTGCTGGCCCGGTTCGTGGCCGCGCTGAATCCGGCGATGACGACCCTTCCCTCAGGCCAGGAAGAACTAGTCGCGCTGTACCGCACTTTGCTGCGCGGCCGGAAAGTCCTCATCGTTCTGGACAACGCGGCCGATCCGGCACAGGTGCGCCCTTTGCTGCCGAACGCTCCCGGCTGTGGCGTGCTGATCACCAGCCGGAACGAGCTGCGGGGCCTCGTCGCTTTGCAGGGTGCGGTGTTGTTCCACGTGGGCGTGCTCACCAGCGAGTGCGCACGCTCCCTGCTGGCCCTGATCGTGGGCCAGGACCGGGTGGCGGCGGAACCTTCGGCGGCGGGGGAGCTCGTCGAGCTGTGCGGCTTCCTGCCGCTGGCGATCCGGATCGCGGCCGCCAATGCGGCCGGCCTGCCGGACTCTCCGCTGGCCGACTACGTCGCGGAGCTGCGGCAAGGGAACCGCCTGGCTTCGCTCAGGATCGTCGGCGACGAGGAAGCCGCGGTCCGCAACGCGTTTCAGCTTTCCTACGTGACGCTGGACGACGCCACCGCGAGAGTGTTCCGGTTCCTGGGACTTGTCGTGGCGCCGAACTTCTCGGCCGATGCCATCGCCGCCTTGACCGGGCTGCCCGGTTCCGAGGTCCGGACGATGCTCGAACGACTGACCGTGGCGAACTTGCTCGTGCGGACCGGCGGTTCCAGATACCAGCTGCATGACCTGCTGCGCGCGTTCGCGGCGGAGCAATGCGCGGAGGCCGACGACGAGGTCACGCTGACGGCGGCTCAGGAAAGACTTCTTACGTTCTACTTGCACCACACTGAGGCAGCGGGATCGTTGCTGTACCCCACTTATGTGCGGCTTCCCCGACCGGAAAGCCTCGCGCGGACCCCGCCTGATCTCTTCGCGAACCAAGCCGAAGCCATGGCCTGGATGGACGCCGAATGCCTGAACGTGCTCGCGGCCGTGGTCGACGCCGCCGACGGTGGACTGGCCTGGTTGTCCTGGCTGCTGGTCGAGACGTTGCGGCCGTACTTGGTGACCAGCGGCCGTTATCGCGAAGAAGGACAGAGCGCTTGTGCTGCCGCGCTTCGTGCGGCGGTGGCCCGCGAGAATCTGCCCGCCATCGCCGCCACCCACTGCTCCATGGGATCGCTGAGCTTTCGGCATGGCGACAACCAAGCCTCCCTGCGGCACTTCACGGAGGCGCGCGTCGCCTATCAGGACGCGCGGCACGTCGAAGGGCAGGCTCATACGCTCATCTCGCTCGGAGCCTTGGACCGGGAGGTGGGGAAAGTCGACGACGGCGCCGCTCGGGTGCGCGCCGGCCTCGCACTGGCGGAGAAAACCACCAACGTGCCCTTGCAGCGGTTCGGCTGGCTCGGACTCTGCTATGCCGAGTTGCTGCGGGGGAACCTGGACGACGCCGAAGCCGCCGCCCGCAGGACTCTCTCGCTCTGCGATCTTTCCGGTGAACAAGCCACCGAGGGGGACGTGCGCGGCATGCTCGGCGAGGTTTTGTTGCTGCGCGGGCATTGTCGCGAGGCCGTCGTCCAATTCACCAAGTCTCTGGAACTGCTTCGGCGCGGCTCGGTCAGGCACTTCGAAGCGGACGTGCTCGGCCATCTCTCGCGTGCGTACCGGGAGGCCGGCGACACGACGTCCGCCGCGCAGAACGCCCGGCTGGCATTGCGGATCGCCCGCAGCAGCGCGACGCGGGAGGACGAAGCGGACGCGTTGACCGCGCTGGCCGCGGTGTACTGCGTTCAGGACGAGCTGGACGAGGCGCGCCGGCACTACCGTGCGGCGCTGGGGGTTTCCCAGGAAATCGGGTACCGCCGCGGAGAGATCGCCGCGTTCGCCGGACATGCTGAAGTCAGCAGGCTGACCGGTGACGCCGCGTCGGCCGTGTCTCAGGCGCGGAAGGCGAAAGAACTCTGCGAAACCTCAGGTCTGCGGATACTGGGCATGCAAGCGGAAATCGTTCTGGCGCGTGCCGAACTCGACAATGGGGACGTCGACTGCGCGATCAGCTGCGCGGAGTCGGCGCTCGCCGCGGCTCGGAAGTTCGGCGCCCAGCTCGATCAGGCCCGCGCGCTGCAGACCCTCGCGCTGTCTCACCAGGCCGCGGGAAATCCGGCCGTCGCGAAAAAGTACTGCGATCTCGTCGACGACTGCTTGGCGGGAACCGAGCTGCCCGATGCGGCCGGGCTTCGCCGGTCATGTGCCGACCTTCGCCGCGACTGA
- a CDS encoding MFS transporter has protein sequence MATFREVFANSEFRAIFCGFGFSTAGDFLARGSVTIGVYVSSQSTGLMAVTYALTFLPDLVGGALLSGLADRFKRKTVMIAADLLRAALVAVMASSGLPLAVLWLLFIAVRLLDSPFRSAQTATLSVVLSGDRYVVGTSANTMLANLAVGAGFAGAGAVAQQLGMSTALYINAGTFVCSALLIWRGVRSRPVAETSAARAGGWWTSLAASSQLIRADRRLRVLMCFAVVPGICMVATTLAAPYAIESGNGEAVAGALMGVGSAGMVVGVWAVARWVRPETRMKLLGVLAVASAAPFILCAWHPGLAADTLIWFVNGAATCFWVPVTTGVVTASPEAMRGQMNGLIFALLRVVQGVAVLAYGLLSEVFSASSVIAAAGLLGVVVSCLIGLAWRRVGEQPRSVAAKVGT, from the coding sequence GTGGCGACTTTTCGGGAAGTCTTCGCGAACTCCGAATTCCGTGCCATCTTCTGCGGCTTCGGGTTCTCCACGGCAGGCGACTTTCTCGCCAGGGGCTCGGTGACGATCGGCGTCTACGTGTCGAGTCAGTCGACCGGGCTCATGGCCGTCACCTACGCCTTGACCTTCCTTCCGGACCTGGTCGGCGGGGCATTGCTTTCCGGCCTCGCCGACCGGTTCAAACGCAAGACCGTCATGATCGCGGCCGATCTGCTCCGTGCCGCGCTGGTCGCCGTGATGGCCTCCAGCGGGCTGCCGCTCGCGGTGCTGTGGCTGCTGTTCATCGCGGTCCGCTTGCTGGATTCGCCGTTTCGCAGCGCGCAGACCGCGACCCTTTCGGTCGTCCTCAGCGGTGACCGCTACGTGGTCGGCACCTCGGCCAACACCATGCTGGCCAATCTCGCGGTCGGCGCCGGTTTCGCGGGAGCCGGCGCGGTCGCGCAGCAACTCGGCATGAGCACCGCGCTCTACATCAACGCCGGCACCTTCGTCTGTTCGGCGCTGCTGATCTGGCGTGGCGTCCGGTCTCGTCCCGTGGCCGAAACCAGTGCGGCGCGCGCCGGCGGCTGGTGGACCTCGCTGGCCGCGAGTTCGCAGCTGATCCGTGCCGACCGCCGGCTGCGAGTGCTGATGTGCTTCGCGGTCGTTCCCGGCATCTGCATGGTCGCGACCACGCTCGCCGCGCCTTACGCGATCGAGTCGGGCAACGGTGAAGCCGTCGCCGGAGCCTTGATGGGGGTCGGCTCAGCCGGAATGGTCGTCGGCGTGTGGGCGGTGGCCAGGTGGGTGCGCCCGGAGACCCGGATGAAGCTGCTGGGCGTGCTGGCGGTCGCGTCGGCGGCGCCGTTCATTCTGTGCGCCTGGCATCCGGGGCTGGCGGCCGACACGCTGATCTGGTTCGTCAACGGCGCCGCGACCTGCTTCTGGGTTCCCGTGACCACTGGCGTGGTGACCGCCTCCCCCGAGGCCATGCGGGGCCAGATGAACGGGCTGATTTTCGCGCTGCTTCGCGTCGTCCAGGGAGTTGCCGTGCTGGCGTACGGCCTCCTGTCCGAGGTCTTCTCGGCTTCCTCGGTGATCGCCGCGGCCGGTCTGCTGGGCGTGGTCGTGTCCTGCCTGATCGGGCTCGCGTGGCGGCGGGTCGGCGAGCAACCTCGATCAGTCGCGGCGAAGGTCGGCACATGA
- the lxmK gene encoding class V lanthionine synthetase subunit LxmK: protein MTGTSISPDAEERAIVDSLLTKMGLGALGAVTGTYAGRHRNWAGATESGADVFIKRIEPDSPGAAGRLGRLISLESASWNPVPRPRCWGWDRESGFLVYQLITPARDGRKLADDGEFEQTAAAALGRLVAGLHDAEPPSWLDTSVPQLPPLRDLEALPLESFRVACAAELELWRLAQQDEALVAAIRRLRDTAGVPLAPTHCDLRLDQFIFSDDDILLADWDELRLADPARDIGAFAGEWLYRSTLRITEDGGVHDHREIVARGTAEFAAVRPLITAFWQAYLSHRRHREDAELARRSAAFAGWHQFDRVVAAAHGQTKLAPVERAAAGIGRAVLLNPERFATTLGLTT from the coding sequence ATGACAGGGACCAGCATCAGTCCGGACGCCGAAGAACGGGCGATTGTCGATTCGCTGTTGACAAAAATGGGACTGGGCGCGCTTGGCGCCGTCACCGGAACATACGCCGGGCGGCATCGGAATTGGGCGGGCGCCACCGAATCGGGCGCCGACGTGTTCATCAAGCGAATTGAGCCCGATTCGCCGGGCGCCGCCGGCAGGCTCGGCCGGTTGATCTCCCTGGAATCCGCGTCCTGGAATCCCGTGCCGAGGCCGCGTTGCTGGGGATGGGACCGGGAATCCGGTTTTCTGGTGTACCAGCTGATCACGCCCGCGCGCGACGGCAGGAAACTCGCCGACGACGGCGAATTCGAGCAGACCGCCGCGGCGGCTCTCGGCCGGTTGGTCGCCGGGCTGCACGACGCGGAACCTCCTTCGTGGCTTGACACCTCCGTTCCCCAGCTGCCCCCGCTGCGCGATCTCGAAGCCCTCCCGCTGGAGTCCTTCCGCGTCGCGTGCGCCGCCGAGCTCGAGCTGTGGCGGTTGGCCCAGCAGGACGAGGCCCTTGTCGCGGCGATCCGGCGATTGCGCGACACGGCGGGGGTGCCGCTCGCGCCCACGCACTGCGACTTGCGCCTCGACCAATTCATTTTCAGCGACGACGACATCCTCCTCGCCGACTGGGACGAGCTGCGGCTGGCCGATCCCGCGCGAGACATCGGCGCTTTCGCCGGGGAATGGCTGTACCGGAGCACCCTGCGGATCACCGAGGACGGCGGCGTGCACGACCATCGGGAAATCGTGGCCAGGGGCACTGCCGAGTTCGCCGCGGTGCGTCCCCTGATCACCGCGTTCTGGCAGGCGTACCTGAGCCACCGCCGGCATCGCGAGGACGCCGAACTCGCCCGGCGTTCGGCCGCGTTCGCCGGCTGGCACCAGTTCGACCGCGTCGTCGCGGCCGCCCACGGGCAAACCAAGCTCGCGCCGGTCGAGCGCGCCGCGGCCGGCATCGGCCGGGCCGTGCTGCTCAATCCGGAGCGGTTCGCCACGACACTGGGACTGACGACGTGA